ATATCGACGAGAATCTGAACAGTAAAGAAAACGAAGCTTGGGAACGTTTGACACATGTCCTTACTCACGAAATAATGAATTCCGTAGCTCCTATTGTCTCTTTATCCAGTACTTTGACTTCTTATTTCGAAAGCCAGGGTATTCCGAAACATGCAAACGAATTATCGGATAAAACAGTTGAGAAAACTCTTCGAGGGCTGGAAGTAATGAAAAGCCAGAGTTCTAACCTCATCCATTTCACCCATTCTTACCGTAAATTGTCGTTTCTTCAAACGCCTTCTATCAAATTATATAATTTAACAGCCCAATTTTTTCTTTTAAAAGAACTTTTCACTCCCGAACTAAATAAAAAAGGAATCAAATTAACTATTCAAACCAGACCTTCTATTCTCCATATCCGGGGAGATGAAAATTTACTTTTTCAAGTATTTCAAAACTTAATCAAGAATGCTATACAAGCATTGCAGAATACTCGCCATCCCCTGATAACGGTATCAGCTTCTTTATCGGATTATCTTTTCATAGAAATAAAAGATAACGGCCCCGGTATCCCTCTGGATATTCAAGAAAATATTTTTGTCCCTTTCTTTACAACAAAAGAAAACGGTTCCGGTATCGGGCTAAGTTTGTCCAAGCAAATTATCCGTCGTCACCGGGGACAACTCTATGTGAAATCCGCATGGAATGAAGGGACGAACTTTTTTATCAGATTACCTTTATAATCCAAGGAATAAGAAAAAGGTTGCTTCCGGAATTCACGCTTTCTATGGAAACAACCTTTTCTTTCTTTCCATTCTATTTTTTGCTTAATACAAAAGATACTTTTCCCTCATTTCTTTGTATTTATCCAAATCCTCCTTCCAGGTAGCGCGAATTTCCTCTTCTTTCATCCCTTTTACGATTTGCCAACGTAATTTTTTCGTTCCGGCTAATAAATCAAACCATTGGGGACGGCTAAAAAAGAACGCTTTATCCTCACCTGCTTTCTCATAAAAAGAAAGGAAAAAACGAAGCGTCAGTCCTCCTTCAAAAGGATACCCGCTTAAATCCTCTCCGTAGCATACTTTATCTTTTTGTATGGGATTTTTATCAAATCCTTCCAATGAAACCGGAGTAAAAGTAAAATCGCCAAATTTTTTATCCGGATAACCAATTACCTGAAATGGAAAATAAGTGCCACGCCCTATACTCATGTTCGTCGCTTCAAAAAAACAAAGCGACGGATAAAGCCGGATAGCCTGATCATTAGGTAAGTTAGGGGAAGGCTTTACCGGCAACCAATAAGGATCGCCATGTTTCCAATTTTCTAGCGGAACAACCGTTAAGTGGCAAGTGTCGGGAGCGCAAGCCATCCAACCCTCTCCATTAATCATTTTAGCTAATTCTCCTACCGTTAATCCATGGAGAACAGGAATAGGATGCATTCCCACAAAGGAACGTTGTTCCTTCTCTAAGACGGGACCATCTATAAAATCATTCGGATTGGGCCTATCTAAAACGATGAAAGGCTTTTGATTTTCCGTACATGCTTCCATTACATAATGCATAGTGCTAATATAAGTAAAGAAGCGTGCCCCCACATCCTGGATATCAAAAACGACAACATCCAAATCAGACAGTTGATCTCCTGAAGGCTTCTTATTCTTTCCATAAATAGAGATGATAGGAATCCCGGTACGGATATCTTTACTATCCGAGACTTCTTCACCAGCATCGGCGACACCTCGAAACCCATGTTCAGGAGCAAAAACTTTTACTACCCGGATTCCTTGTGCCAATAACGTATCCAATAAATGCGTATGCCCGTTAATTAACACCGAAGTCTGGTTTACAACCAATCCGACTCGTTTATCTTTTAATAACGGAATCAATACTTCCATACGGTCTGCCCCTACCCGGATCGTATTTTTTGCTGCGGATTGTGCATTCCCTATCACGGAAAATAAAACCATCCAACAAGCTATTACTTCCAGGACATATCTGCTTCGAATTTTTCCTGATAATTTTAATTCTGTCAAACTACACATCTTAAATTAACCTTTTTCCCTTTAAACGTAATATAACGTTCAGATTTTTCAACAGCTACAAAGATACATAATATACAAGGATTACCTACATTTGCACACGGATTTATTAAGAGGAAAATATGAACCCATTAGACATTCTACGTAAATATTACGACGAAAACAGTAAATGTTACAAAATACTGGTAGAGCATAGCCGTAAAGTGGCAGATAAAGCTTTGGAGATAGCACGTAAGCATCCGGAAATGAAGTTAAACCTTCCTTTTATAGAAGAAGCGGCGATGTTACATGACATCGGGATTCTTTATACCGATGCTCCCGACATTGGTTGCCACGGGACAGCCGATTATGTATGTCATGGTTACTTAGGTGCCGATTTATTGAGAAAAGAAGGATACCCGGAACATGCGCTTGTATGTGAAAGACATACCGGCACCGGACTTTCTCTTTCGGACATTGAAAACAGAAAATTACCTATTCCCCGCCGAAATATGTGCCCGGTTTCTATGGAAGAACAACTGGTTTGTTTTGCCGACAAATTTTTTTCCAAGACTAAACCGGAGAAAGAAAAATCTATCGAAAAGATACGCACCGGATTAGCTCGATACGGCACAGAGAACGTTTCGCGCTTCGATAACTGGTATAAACTCTTTTTAGGGGAATAAAACATCTATAATAGAGTAAATTGTTATACATTTGCGAGCTAAAACAGCAAACTTGAACTGAATGTTTTTAAAATATAATACCATTATTATCTTTCTTGTTGCTCTTTTGGGAGCAATTCAGGTGCACGCGCAACAATCGGTACACTCTGGTGCTCCTACGCAGTGGCTGGAAAAAGGTATTTCTTTGCCGGCAAAAGATTCGTTGTCTCTAACAGTGGATTCCCTCTCATTTTCTAAAGATTCTCTTGCTCTAGCGAAAGCAGATACGTTGGCAAAAGATAGTATAAGAAGGTCGCCTAACGCTTTAGATGCTCCTGTTAATTATCAAGCAAAAGATTCTATGGTAATGACAGCCGGAAACATGGCTTACCTGTATGGGGAAGGGAACGTTAAATACCAGCAAATAGAACTCCAGGCGGAAGAAATTATCATGAGTCTGGACAGCAGCCTGGTATATGCACAATTCGGAGTGGATTCGGTAGGGCAAGAATTCGGTTATCCTTTGTTTAAAGATGGCGATCAAGAGTACGAAGCAAAAACCATGCGTTATAACTTTAAAACGAAAAAAGGTTATATCACCGATGTAATCACCCAGCAAGGGGAAGGATACGTTACTGCCGACCAAACTAAAAAACTGGATAATAACGATATGTTTATGTTAGGTGGTAAATATACTACTTGCGATAACCATGAAGATCCTCATTTTTATATCCAAATGACCAAAGCCAAAGTAAGACCTAAGAAAAATATTGTCACAGGTCCTGCTTATTTGGTATTAGAAGGAGTTCCATTGCCTTTAGGACTGCCTTTCGGTTTCTTTCCTTTCTCCACTACCTATTCTTCCGGCGTAATATTCCCCTCTTTCGGAGAAGAATCGGCACGCGGTTTTTTCTTACGGGACGGTGGATATTATTTTGCTATCAGTGATTATGTAGATTTAGCACTTACAGGAGAAATTTATACAAAAGGTTCCTGGGGAGTACAAGCTCGTTCGAATTATAAAAAACGATATAAATATTCTGGGAACTTTAATTTGGCGTATTTAATCACAAAACTGGGAGATAAAGGATTACCGGATTACAGTAAAACGAAAGACTTTAAGATTGCTTGGACTCATACGCAAGATCCTAAAGCAAATCCTTACCGTACATTTTCTGCCAGTGTGAATTTCGGATCTACTTCTTATGACCGGAATCAGATCAATAGTTTGTATAATCCGGCTAATACGAATAATACAAAGGCATCTACGGTAAATATTACGCAGCGGTTTCCTAATTTTCCACTGTCTTTATCTGCCAATATGAATATAACTCAACGTACGCAGGATTCGTCTATTAACGTTACGTTACCTTCACTCAATATTTCCCTTTCCCGTATTTACCCGTTCAAACGTAAAAATCCAATAGGGGGTGAAAGATGGTATGAAAAAATATCTTTCCAATATACGGGTGAGTTACGAAATTCTATCGATACCAAAGATAGCCTTCTCTTTAAATCCAATCTTATCAAAGACTGGAAAAACGGAATGAATCATACGATTAGCATTTCTTCCACATTCAATCTATTCAAGTATTTGAATATCAACCCTTCCGTAAGTTACCGGGAACGTTGGCTTACTCACAGGGTCAATAAAGAATACAATCCGATAGAAAAAAGGCTGATGCCTACGGATACGATCTACGGTTTTAACCGTTTGTACGACTATGATGCAGGAGTAAGTTTAACCACCACCCTATACGGATTTTATAAACCGCTTCCTTTCCTGGGAGATAAAATACAAATGATCCGTCACCGCTTTGAACCCAGCGTCAGTATAAGCGGGCATCCGGATTTCGGAGCACCTGGTTATGGATATTGGCAAACGGTAACTTACATGGATTATGACGGTGAAATCCGCATGGAACAATATTCTCCTTTTGAAGGACAAGTATTTTCTCCGCCAGGCCAAGGAAAAGCAGGAGCTATTAATTTCAGTGTGAATAATAACATTGAAATGAAAATAAAAAGCGACAAAGACTCTACGGGATTCAAGAAGATAAGCCTTATCGACCAACTATCGCTGAACATGAGTTACAACATGGCTGCCGACTCTTTTAAATGGAGCGATTTAAATGCTTCTCTCCGCTTGAAATTTTCCCAACAGTTTACTTTAAACTTATCGGGTGTATTCGATACGTATACTTATGAAGCGACACCAGACGGTAGAGGAAGACGCGTAGATATACCGCGCTGGAAAGCAGGAAAAGGTATCGGTCGATTGAGAAGCACAGGGACAAGTTTTTCTTATACTTTTACCCAGGAAACCTTTAAGAAATGGTTCGGCGGAAAAGACGAAGAGGGGAAAGACAAAAGCAATACGGAAACAAATACGGCTTCTACGGAAGACGAACCTTTGGATGAAACGAGCGGTGGAACAACGGAAAATTCTTCGGGGCGCCTGCGAGATAAAAAACAAGAGCAAGGAGAATTCGATAGCGACGGATATATGGTAAATAATATTCCCTGGAGTTTTTCTTTTAACTATGGTATGCAATTAGGATACGGTGAGTTCGATCCGAAAAAACTGGAATATAGATACAAAATCACTCATTCTTTAGGGTTCAACGGAAATATTCAACCGACAAAGGGA
The genomic region above belongs to Parabacteroides pacaensis and contains:
- a CDS encoding sensor histidine kinase, translated to MYSKRIYLEILIHIILIVTLATCALLLIIFRYAIILGSIGLVFVMFQISWLANHLNTANRRIKLFFDAIENGESTLVFPEINLSKEQILLNKAFNRINRLLIETKHQSQQKEHFYKALLEHVPGGIISWDDSGTIQTANKAALSLLGLSTLLHRSQLEQIDPGFSALFEEAVSKGNAIMKVNREWEKRQLVIGVNKIVLGDKTLTLLSLQDIDENLNSKENEAWERLTHVLTHEIMNSVAPIVSLSSTLTSYFESQGIPKHANELSDKTVEKTLRGLEVMKSQSSNLIHFTHSYRKLSFLQTPSIKLYNLTAQFFLLKELFTPELNKKGIKLTIQTRPSILHIRGDENLLFQVFQNLIKNAIQALQNTRHPLITVSASLSDYLFIEIKDNGPGIPLDIQENIFVPFFTTKENGSGIGLSLSKQIIRRHRGQLYVKSAWNEGTNFFIRLPL
- a CDS encoding exo-beta-N-acetylmuramidase NamZ family protein, with product MVLFSVIGNAQSAAKNTIRVGADRMEVLIPLLKDKRVGLVVNQTSVLINGHTHLLDTLLAQGIRVVKVFAPEHGFRGVADAGEEVSDSKDIRTGIPIISIYGKNKKPSGDQLSDLDVVVFDIQDVGARFFTYISTMHYVMEACTENQKPFIVLDRPNPNDFIDGPVLEKEQRSFVGMHPIPVLHGLTVGELAKMINGEGWMACAPDTCHLTVVPLENWKHGDPYWLPVKPSPNLPNDQAIRLYPSLCFFEATNMSIGRGTYFPFQVIGYPDKKFGDFTFTPVSLEGFDKNPIQKDKVCYGEDLSGYPFEGGLTLRFFLSFYEKAGEDKAFFFSRPQWFDLLAGTKKLRWQIVKGMKEEEIRATWKEDLDKYKEMREKYLLY
- a CDS encoding HDIG domain-containing metalloprotein produces the protein MNPLDILRKYYDENSKCYKILVEHSRKVADKALEIARKHPEMKLNLPFIEEAAMLHDIGILYTDAPDIGCHGTADYVCHGYLGADLLRKEGYPEHALVCERHTGTGLSLSDIENRKLPIPRRNMCPVSMEEQLVCFADKFFSKTKPEKEKSIEKIRTGLARYGTENVSRFDNWYKLFLGE
- a CDS encoding putative LPS assembly protein LptD: MFLKYNTIIIFLVALLGAIQVHAQQSVHSGAPTQWLEKGISLPAKDSLSLTVDSLSFSKDSLALAKADTLAKDSIRRSPNALDAPVNYQAKDSMVMTAGNMAYLYGEGNVKYQQIELQAEEIIMSLDSSLVYAQFGVDSVGQEFGYPLFKDGDQEYEAKTMRYNFKTKKGYITDVITQQGEGYVTADQTKKLDNNDMFMLGGKYTTCDNHEDPHFYIQMTKAKVRPKKNIVTGPAYLVLEGVPLPLGLPFGFFPFSTTYSSGVIFPSFGEESARGFFLRDGGYYFAISDYVDLALTGEIYTKGSWGVQARSNYKKRYKYSGNFNLAYLITKLGDKGLPDYSKTKDFKIAWTHTQDPKANPYRTFSASVNFGSTSYDRNQINSLYNPANTNNTKASTVNITQRFPNFPLSLSANMNITQRTQDSSINVTLPSLNISLSRIYPFKRKNPIGGERWYEKISFQYTGELRNSIDTKDSLLFKSNLIKDWKNGMNHTISISSTFNLFKYLNINPSVSYRERWLTHRVNKEYNPIEKRLMPTDTIYGFNRLYDYDAGVSLTTTLYGFYKPLPFLGDKIQMIRHRFEPSVSISGHPDFGAPGYGYWQTVTYMDYDGEIRMEQYSPFEGQVFSPPGQGKAGAINFSVNNNIEMKIKSDKDSTGFKKISLIDQLSLNMSYNMAADSFKWSDLNASLRLKFSQQFTLNLSGVFDTYTYEATPDGRGRRVDIPRWKAGKGIGRLRSTGTSFSYTFTQETFKKWFGGKDEEGKDKSNTETNTASTEDEPLDETSGGTTENSSGRLRDKKQEQGEFDSDGYMVNNIPWSFSFNYGMQLGYGEFDPKKLEYRYKITHSLGFNGNIQPTKGWRFNFNATYDFNVHKISYMNCAVTRDLHCWQMSCNFIPVGPYKSYSFTIAVSSSLLQDLKYDKRSTYRDNLQWY